From Rhodamnia argentea isolate NSW1041297 chromosome 10, ASM2092103v1, whole genome shotgun sequence, a single genomic window includes:
- the LOC115749254 gene encoding uncharacterized protein LOC115749254 isoform X1, with amino-acid sequence MASLGFSSYFSPVENRGSDAVDLRMLVAAAKPLVHSLGLLKSNSKPKDWSLRACFREVGIPRAAPGAATAVAVDDGVAREKERDGVLRVGVICGGPSAERGISLNSARSVLDHIQGEDLQVSCYYIDCNLNAYAISSSQAYSNTPADFDFKLESLAQGFRSLSDFAAHLAASVDIVFPVIHGQFGEDGGIQELLERYNIPFVGTGSSECCQAFDKYHASLELSKHGFVTVPSFLVQGLEANEAELAKWFERNQLDPVSGKVVVKPARAGSSIGVTVAYGTADSLKKASEIISEGIDSKVVVEIFLEGGNEFTAIVLDVGSGFDSHPVVLLPTEVELQFSGDVDVREKDAIFNYRRKYLPTQQVAYHTPPRFPVDVIEDIRKGASLLFKRLGLRDFARIDGWFLPSKHLSPSKEVFGATGYGTIVFTDINLISGMEQTSFLFQQASKVGFSHSNILRSIINHACLRFPDLAYHKDLSGHLPRVENSSQLAETSRKLEKRHKIFVIFGGNTSERQVSLMSGTNVWLNLQAFDDLEVIPCLLAPSNQHPLGTALSGKDFQLSSWAVWSLPYSLVLRHTAEEVLAACVEAIEPSRAALTSLLRKQVISDLMEGLRKQKWFSGFDIADELPVRYSLEQWILQAKELQATVFIAVHGGIGEDGTLQSLLENEGVPYTGPGVMASRTCMDKVSTSLSLSNLENLGVLTIKKEVWSKKDLLDTPILDVWQDVISKLQCESICIKPARDGCSTGVARLRCIEDLKVYVKALEEGLLRIPPNSFSKAHGMIEMPNPPPEFLIFEPFIETDEITMSSKTTNENASGLMWEGRSRWVEITAGVIGKRGSIHSLSPSVTVKETGDILSLEEKFQGGTGINLTPPPLSIMSDEALERCKQRIELIANTLQLEGFSRIDAFVNVDTGEVLIIEVNTVPGMTPSTVLIHQALAEKPPMYPHEFFRTLLDLGSERFA; translated from the exons ATGGCGTCTCTCGGTTTCAGCTCTTACTTCTCTCCGGTGGAGAACAGGGGGAGTGATGCTGTTGACCTGAGAATGCTCGTTGCTGCTGCGAAGCCGCTGGTTCACTCCCTTGGCTTGCTGAAATCGAACTCGAAGCCGAAGGACTGGAGCTTAAGGGCGTGCTTCCGTGAAGTTGGGATCCCGCGTGCCGCTCCAGGAGCGGCCACAGCGGTCGCCGTGGATGATGGAGTTGCaagggagaaggagagagatggGGTTTTGAGGGTCGGAGTCATTTGCGGAGGTCCCTCCGCGGAGCGCGGGATTTCTCTGAATTCTGCGCGGTCGGTGCTTGATCACATTCAG GGGGAAGATTTGCAAGTCAGCTGCTATTACATTGACTGCAACCTAAATGCATATGCTATATCATCTTCTCAG GCATACTCAAACACTCCCGCAGATTTTGATTTTAAACTTGAAAG CCTGGCCCAGGGTTTCCGCTCTCTATCTGACTTTGCAGCGCATTTAGCAGCTTCCGTAGATATAGTGTTCCCCGTAATCCATGGTCAGTTTGGTGAAGATGGTGGCATCCAG GAACTTCTGGAAAGATACAATATTCCATTTGTCGGAACTGGATCAAGTGAGTGTTGCCAAGCATTTGACAAG TACCATGCATCATTGGAGCTGAGCAAACATGGTTTTGTTACAGTACCCAGTTTTCTTGTGCAG GGATTGGAGGCGAATGAAGCTGAACTTGCAAAGTGGTTTGAGCGAAACCAACTGGATCCTGTCTCTGGGAAAGTTGTG GTCAAACCAGCTAGAGCTGGATCAAGCATTGGTGTAACAGTCGCTTACGGCACTGCTGATTCTCTCAAAAAAGCCAGTGAAATTATTTCAGAG GGAATTGATAGTAAGGTCGTAGTGGAGATATTTCTTGAAGGAGGAAATGAATTCACTGCCATTGTACTTGATGTTGGCTCTGGGTTCGATAGCCATCCTGTTGTGTTATTGCCAACTGAG GTGGAGCTCCAGTTTAGTGGCGATGTTGATGTGAGGgagaaagatgcaattttcaattaCCGTAGGAAGTATCTTCCAACTCAACAG GTTGCATACCACACTCCGCCTCGTTTTCCAGTAGACGTAATAGAAGACATACGCAAAGGAGCATCACTGTTGTTTAAACGGTTGGGTCTACGTGACTTTGCCAGGATTGATGGCTGGTTTTTGCCTTCCAAACATTTATCACCTTCTAAGGAAGTATTTGGTGCGACTGGCTATGGTACGATAGTTTTCACCGACATAAATCTG ATAAGTGGGATGGAGCAAACTAGCTTCCTATTTCAGCAAGCTTCGAAG GTGGGATTTTCTCACTCAAACATCCTTCGGAGCATTATTAATCATGCTTGTTTGAGGTTTCCGGATCTTGCATATCATAAAGATCTATCTGGCCATTTGCCCAGAGTCGAGAACTCCTCACAACTTGCTGAAACTTCCAGAAAACTGGAAAAACGTCACAAGATCTTTGTTATATTCGGCGGAAACACTTCTGAGAGACAAGTATCCCTCATGAGTGGCACTAATGTTTGGCTCAACTTGCAAGCATTTGATGAT CTTGAAGTGATCCCGTGTTTGCTTGCTCCCTCAAATCAACATCCTTTGGGCACAGCTTTGAGTGGGAAGGATTTTCAGTTGAGCTCATGGGCAGTTTGGTCTCTACC TTACTCCCTGGTGCTAAGACACACAGCTGAAGAAGTTCTTGCCGCATGTGTTGAGGCAATTGAACCATCCCGGGCTGCATTGACATCTCTTTTGCGGAAACAGGTTATTAGCGATCTCATGGAAGGTCTGAGGAAACAAAAGTGGTTTTCAGGATTTGATATAGCTGATGAACTGCCAGTCAGATATTCACTTGAGCAGTGGATCCTGCAAGCCAAGGAACTTCAAGCCACTGTTTTCATTGCAG TACATGGTGGCATTGGCGAGGATGGTACATTACAGTCTTTGCTAGAGAATGAAGGAGTTCCTTATACAG GCCCTGGTGTGATGGCTTCAAGGACGTGTATGGACAAAGTTTCAACATCTCTTTCTCTAAGCAAT TTAGAAAACTTGGGAGTTCTTACCATAAAGAAAGAAGTATGGAGCAAAAAGGATCTGCTAGATACACCAATACTTGATGTATGGCAAGATGTAATCTCAAAGCTACAGTGTGAAAGTATATGCATAAAGCCAGCTAGGGATGGATGCTCTACTGGCGTTGCAAGACTTCG TTGTATCGAAGACCTGAAAGTGTATGTAAAAGCCTTGGAAGAGGGCCTTCTACGTATTCCTCCAAACAGTTTTTCAAAG GCTCATGGAATGATTGAGATGCCGAACCCTCCTCCAGAGTTCCTAATTTTCGAACCATTTATTGAAACTGATGAGATCACTATGTCATCTAAAACCACAAATGAAAATGCTTCTGGCCTCATGTGGGAAGGACGCAGCCGATGGGTAGAAATTACAGCCGGAGTTATAGGAAAGCGAGGATCCATTCATTCACTAAGTCCTAGCGTAACTGTCAAGGAAACTGGAGACATTCTATCACTTGAAGAGAAGTTCCAAG GTGGAACTGGCATAAATTTGACCCCACCACCATTGTCGATTATGAG TGATGAAGCCTTAGAGAGATGTAAACAAAGGATTGAGCTGATCGCAAACACTCTACAGTTAGAAGGATTTTCACGCATCGATGCATTTGTCAATGTCGATACAGGAGAG GTTTTAATTATTGAGGTCAATACTGTACCCGGAATGACACCTTCCACCGTATTGATTCATCAG GCACTTGCTGAGAAGCCTCCCATGTACCCTCATGAATTCTTCCGTACCCTCCTCGATTTGGGTTCTGAGAGGTTTGCATAG
- the LOC115749254 gene encoding uncharacterized protein LOC115749254 isoform X2, producing the protein MASLGFSSYFSPVENRGSDAVDLRMLVAAAKPLVHSLGLLKSNSKPKDWSLRACFREVGIPRAAPGAATAVAVDDGVAREKERDGVLRVGVICGGPSAERGISLNSARSVLDHIQGEDLQVSCYYIDCNLNAYAISSSQAYSNTPADFDFKLESLAQGFRSLSDFAAHLAASVDIVFPVIHGQFGEDGGIQELLERYNIPFVGTGSSECCQAFDKYHASLELSKHGFVTVPSFLVQGLEANEAELAKWFERNQLDPVSGKVVVKPARAGSSIGVTVAYGTADSLKKASEIISEGIDSKVVVEIFLEGGNEFTAIVLDVGSGFDSHPVVLLPTEVELQFSGDVDVREKDAIFNYRRKYLPTQQVAYHTPPRFPVDVIEDIRKGASLLFKRLGLRDFARIDGWFLPSKHLSPSKEVFGATGYGTIVFTDINLISGMEQTSFLFQQASKVGFSHSNILRSIINHACLRFPDLAYHKDLSGHLPRVENSSQLAETSRKLEKRHKIFVIFGGNTSERQVSLMSGTNVWLNLQAFDDLEVIPCLLAPSNQHPLGTALSGKDFQLSSWAVWSLPYSLVLRHTAEEVLAACVEAIEPSRAALTSLLRKQVISDLMEGLRKQKWFSGFDIADELPVRYSLEQWILQAKELQATVFIAVHGGIGEDGTLQSLLENEGVPYTGPGVMASRTCMDKVSTSLSLSNLENLGVLTIKKEVWSKKDLLDTPILDVWQDVISKLQCESICIKPARDGCSTGVARLRRSLTFLSFQLYRRPESVCKSLGRGPSTYSSKQFFKGSWND; encoded by the exons ATGGCGTCTCTCGGTTTCAGCTCTTACTTCTCTCCGGTGGAGAACAGGGGGAGTGATGCTGTTGACCTGAGAATGCTCGTTGCTGCTGCGAAGCCGCTGGTTCACTCCCTTGGCTTGCTGAAATCGAACTCGAAGCCGAAGGACTGGAGCTTAAGGGCGTGCTTCCGTGAAGTTGGGATCCCGCGTGCCGCTCCAGGAGCGGCCACAGCGGTCGCCGTGGATGATGGAGTTGCaagggagaaggagagagatggGGTTTTGAGGGTCGGAGTCATTTGCGGAGGTCCCTCCGCGGAGCGCGGGATTTCTCTGAATTCTGCGCGGTCGGTGCTTGATCACATTCAG GGGGAAGATTTGCAAGTCAGCTGCTATTACATTGACTGCAACCTAAATGCATATGCTATATCATCTTCTCAG GCATACTCAAACACTCCCGCAGATTTTGATTTTAAACTTGAAAG CCTGGCCCAGGGTTTCCGCTCTCTATCTGACTTTGCAGCGCATTTAGCAGCTTCCGTAGATATAGTGTTCCCCGTAATCCATGGTCAGTTTGGTGAAGATGGTGGCATCCAG GAACTTCTGGAAAGATACAATATTCCATTTGTCGGAACTGGATCAAGTGAGTGTTGCCAAGCATTTGACAAG TACCATGCATCATTGGAGCTGAGCAAACATGGTTTTGTTACAGTACCCAGTTTTCTTGTGCAG GGATTGGAGGCGAATGAAGCTGAACTTGCAAAGTGGTTTGAGCGAAACCAACTGGATCCTGTCTCTGGGAAAGTTGTG GTCAAACCAGCTAGAGCTGGATCAAGCATTGGTGTAACAGTCGCTTACGGCACTGCTGATTCTCTCAAAAAAGCCAGTGAAATTATTTCAGAG GGAATTGATAGTAAGGTCGTAGTGGAGATATTTCTTGAAGGAGGAAATGAATTCACTGCCATTGTACTTGATGTTGGCTCTGGGTTCGATAGCCATCCTGTTGTGTTATTGCCAACTGAG GTGGAGCTCCAGTTTAGTGGCGATGTTGATGTGAGGgagaaagatgcaattttcaattaCCGTAGGAAGTATCTTCCAACTCAACAG GTTGCATACCACACTCCGCCTCGTTTTCCAGTAGACGTAATAGAAGACATACGCAAAGGAGCATCACTGTTGTTTAAACGGTTGGGTCTACGTGACTTTGCCAGGATTGATGGCTGGTTTTTGCCTTCCAAACATTTATCACCTTCTAAGGAAGTATTTGGTGCGACTGGCTATGGTACGATAGTTTTCACCGACATAAATCTG ATAAGTGGGATGGAGCAAACTAGCTTCCTATTTCAGCAAGCTTCGAAG GTGGGATTTTCTCACTCAAACATCCTTCGGAGCATTATTAATCATGCTTGTTTGAGGTTTCCGGATCTTGCATATCATAAAGATCTATCTGGCCATTTGCCCAGAGTCGAGAACTCCTCACAACTTGCTGAAACTTCCAGAAAACTGGAAAAACGTCACAAGATCTTTGTTATATTCGGCGGAAACACTTCTGAGAGACAAGTATCCCTCATGAGTGGCACTAATGTTTGGCTCAACTTGCAAGCATTTGATGAT CTTGAAGTGATCCCGTGTTTGCTTGCTCCCTCAAATCAACATCCTTTGGGCACAGCTTTGAGTGGGAAGGATTTTCAGTTGAGCTCATGGGCAGTTTGGTCTCTACC TTACTCCCTGGTGCTAAGACACACAGCTGAAGAAGTTCTTGCCGCATGTGTTGAGGCAATTGAACCATCCCGGGCTGCATTGACATCTCTTTTGCGGAAACAGGTTATTAGCGATCTCATGGAAGGTCTGAGGAAACAAAAGTGGTTTTCAGGATTTGATATAGCTGATGAACTGCCAGTCAGATATTCACTTGAGCAGTGGATCCTGCAAGCCAAGGAACTTCAAGCCACTGTTTTCATTGCAG TACATGGTGGCATTGGCGAGGATGGTACATTACAGTCTTTGCTAGAGAATGAAGGAGTTCCTTATACAG GCCCTGGTGTGATGGCTTCAAGGACGTGTATGGACAAAGTTTCAACATCTCTTTCTCTAAGCAAT TTAGAAAACTTGGGAGTTCTTACCATAAAGAAAGAAGTATGGAGCAAAAAGGATCTGCTAGATACACCAATACTTGATGTATGGCAAGATGTAATCTCAAAGCTACAGTGTGAAAGTATATGCATAAAGCCAGCTAGGGATGGATGCTCTACTGGCGTTGCAAGACTTCG aAGAAGTTTGACCTTCTTGTCGTTTCAGTTGTATCGAAGACCTGAAAGTGTATGTAAAAGCCTTGGAAGAGGGCCTTCTACGTATTCCTCCAAACAGTTTTTCAAAG GCTCATGGAATGATTGA